From the Spiribacter sp. 2438 genome, one window contains:
- a CDS encoding aspartate carbamoyltransferase catalytic subunit: MSVQLNSDGTLRHFLTTEALDPVLLHRILDTAESFSGVIGKSVKTVPLLRGRTVINLFFESSTRTRTTFELAAKRLSADVLNVNAETTTTKGESLRDMLHNLQAMQADMFVIRHAESGAAEYFAHHVNPGVAVINAGDGWHAHPTQAMLDAFTIRQHKGDFEPLRIAIVGDIRHSRVARSQIHALNGLGAGEVRVIAPNTLLPADVESLGVQVYNDLGAGLRDVDVVIALRLQRERMQGALLPGEAEYFRHYGLSEARLAPAHPEAIVMHPGPINRGVEIDSALADGPRSVILQQVTNGIAVRMAVMTMVLGVAPDHTREAS; the protein is encoded by the coding sequence ATGAGCGTGCAACTGAACAGCGACGGCACCCTGCGGCACTTTCTGACCACCGAGGCACTGGATCCGGTCCTGCTGCACCGCATTCTCGACACCGCCGAGTCCTTCTCCGGGGTCATCGGCAAGTCGGTGAAGACCGTGCCGCTGCTGCGGGGACGGACCGTCATCAATCTCTTTTTCGAATCCAGCACCCGCACCCGGACCACCTTCGAGCTGGCCGCCAAGCGACTGTCCGCCGACGTGCTCAACGTCAACGCCGAGACCACCACCACCAAGGGCGAAAGCCTGCGGGACATGCTCCACAACCTGCAGGCCATGCAGGCGGACATGTTCGTGATCCGTCACGCCGAGAGCGGCGCAGCGGAGTATTTTGCGCATCACGTCAACCCGGGGGTGGCGGTGATCAACGCCGGCGACGGCTGGCACGCCCATCCCACCCAGGCCATGCTGGATGCCTTTACCATCCGCCAGCACAAGGGGGACTTCGAGCCCCTGCGCATCGCCATCGTCGGTGACATTCGGCACTCCCGGGTCGCCCGTTCGCAGATTCATGCGTTGAACGGCCTCGGCGCCGGCGAAGTTCGAGTGATCGCGCCCAACACCCTGCTGCCGGCGGACGTGGAGTCGCTGGGGGTACAGGTTTACAACGATCTCGGCGCCGGCCTGCGGGATGTGGACGTAGTCATTGCTCTGCGGCTGCAACGGGAGCGCATGCAGGGCGCACTGCTCCCCGGCGAGGCGGAGTATTTCCGGCACTACGGTCTCAGCGAAGCGCGTCTGGCTCCGGCCCATCCCGAGGCCATCGTGATGCACCCGGGCCCGATCAATCGTGGCGTCGAGATTGACTCGGCCCTGGCGGACGGACCGCGTTCGGTCATCTTGCAGCAGGTGACCAACGGCATCGCCGTGCGCATGGCGGTGATGACCATGGTTCTGGGTGTGGCGCCGGATCACACACGGGAGGCCTCATGA
- the pyrR gene encoding bifunctional pyr operon transcriptional regulator/uracil phosphoribosyltransferase PyrR, producing MNLPAVDPLLDTLTGRVETMIDREGRDRCLLVGIHQGGAWLADLLHRRLGLPGEPGSLDIAFYRDDLGRGGLQSAVRPTRMPLDIDDRVIILVDDILYTGRTIRAALNEVFDYGRPAAVRLAVLLERPGRQLPIAADIAAQSIELPPGQRVKLRGPDPLHLVMEAFAP from the coding sequence ATGAATTTGCCGGCTGTTGACCCCCTGCTGGACACCCTCACGGGCCGCGTGGAGACAATGATTGACCGGGAAGGCCGGGATCGGTGTCTGCTGGTGGGCATCCACCAGGGGGGCGCCTGGCTCGCCGACCTGCTGCATCGGCGGCTGGGGCTGCCGGGTGAGCCGGGCAGCCTGGACATTGCCTTCTATCGTGACGATCTGGGCCGCGGCGGCCTGCAGAGTGCGGTGCGTCCCACCCGGATGCCTCTGGACATCGACGATCGGGTCATCATCCTGGTGGACGACATCCTTTATACCGGCCGCACCATCCGCGCCGCCCTCAACGAAGTGTTTGACTACGGGCGCCCCGCCGCCGTCCGGCTGGCCGTGCTCCTGGAGCGACCCGGCCGCCAGCTGCCCATCGCTGCGGACATTGCGGCCCAGTCCATCGAGCTGCCCCCGGGGCAACGGGTCAAACTGCGCGGGCCGGACCCCCTGCATCTGGTGATGGAGGCCTTCGCGCCATGA
- the ruvX gene encoding Holliday junction resolvase RuvX, which yields MTIAGTCLGFDAGEKRLGVAVGQTVTGTARALEVLPCRRGEPDWSRLASLIDEWRPAALVVGIPRHADGRPSHSTRLAEGFAGNLARRTGLSVHRIDEHLSSRAAESALRERGAGTEVLDAESARIILETWLSERLT from the coding sequence ATGACCATTGCCGGCACCTGCCTGGGGTTCGATGCCGGTGAAAAGCGCCTGGGTGTCGCGGTGGGGCAGACGGTCACCGGCACCGCCCGGGCACTGGAAGTGCTGCCCTGTCGACGTGGCGAGCCCGACTGGAGCCGCCTGGCCTCGCTGATTGACGAATGGCGTCCGGCGGCCCTGGTGGTCGGCATTCCGCGCCATGCCGACGGCCGCCCGTCCCACAGCACCCGCCTGGCCGAGGGCTTTGCCGGCAACCTGGCCCGGCGGACGGGTTTGAGCGTTCACCGGATTGACGAGCACCTCTCCAGCCGTGCCGCTGAATCCGCCCTGCGGGAGCGGGGTGCCGGGACGGAGGTGCTGGATGCGGAGTCAGCGCGTATCATCCTGGAAACCTGGCTGAGCGAGCGCCTGACGTGA
- the gshB gene encoding glutathione synthase — MAYRLGVVMDPIQGITPYKDTTLAMLLEAQRRGWEIRYLTLEDLSLRDGVAYGDGALLEVRDDNHDWFSLGERDEEPLQNLDAILMRKDPPVDSAYVYATQILDVAERAGVQVVNRPAGLRNVQEKLAIANFPECCAPTVVEMKAEPLKAFIQAQGRAVLKPLHGMGGEAIFVVHAGDPNTSVIIEQLSGRGTRYVMAQRYLPEISDGDRRILVIDGRPVDFALARLPAAGESRGNLAAGGRGVARPITDRERWIVEQVRPLLAEQGILFAGLDVIGGYLTEINVTSPTCVREIDAQQDTNIAGDLFTVIEHRLLGQR, encoded by the coding sequence ATGGCCTATCGCCTGGGGGTCGTCATGGACCCCATCCAGGGCATCACCCCGTACAAGGACACCACCCTCGCCATGTTGCTGGAAGCCCAGCGGCGGGGCTGGGAGATTCGCTATCTGACCCTGGAGGACCTGTCGCTGCGGGATGGCGTGGCTTACGGCGACGGCGCGCTGCTGGAAGTCCGGGATGACAACCACGACTGGTTCAGTCTGGGGGAGCGTGACGAGGAGCCGCTGCAGAACCTGGACGCCATCCTGATGCGCAAGGATCCCCCGGTGGACAGCGCCTATGTCTATGCCACCCAGATTCTGGACGTGGCCGAGCGGGCGGGTGTGCAGGTGGTGAATCGACCCGCCGGCCTGCGCAACGTCCAGGAAAAGCTGGCCATCGCCAATTTCCCGGAGTGCTGCGCCCCCACCGTGGTGGAAATGAAAGCCGAGCCACTCAAGGCCTTCATTCAGGCCCAGGGCCGCGCCGTGCTCAAACCCCTGCACGGCATGGGGGGTGAGGCCATTTTCGTGGTCCACGCCGGTGACCCCAACACCAGCGTGATCATCGAACAGCTGTCCGGCCGCGGGACGCGTTACGTGATGGCGCAGCGCTATCTGCCCGAAATTAGCGACGGCGATCGCCGCATTCTGGTAATTGATGGCCGACCGGTGGACTTTGCCCTGGCCCGCCTCCCGGCGGCGGGCGAGAGTCGCGGCAACCTGGCCGCCGGCGGGCGGGGAGTGGCCCGGCCCATCACCGACCGGGAGCGATGGATCGTGGAGCAGGTGCGGCCTCTGCTCGCCGAGCAGGGCATCCTGTTTGCCGGTCTGGACGTGATCGGTGGCTATCTGACCGAAATCAACGTCACCAGCCCCACCTGCGTGCGCGAGATTGATGCCCAGCAGGACACCAACATCGCGGGGGATCTGTTTACGGTGATCGAACACCGGCTGCTGGGGCAGCGATGA
- a CDS encoding 16S rRNA (uracil(1498)-N(3))-methyltransferase, with protein MDLTDAVVRHLQARRLRSGDGLVLFDGRGGEYTARLETLSKRHARVLIEDFIPREAEAPVAVTILQGISKGERMDYAVQKATELGVARVVPVVTERCMVRLDAERWARKQRHWQAVAVAACEQCGRNRIPPVDPPCSLDQALQKVAGQHGVIFDTEGDRSARDLVPGAELATLIGPEGGLAPGEIETVSAMGWQRLRLGPRILRSDTAPVAALAVIQTVIGDLG; from the coding sequence ATGGACCTCACCGACGCGGTGGTCCGACATCTGCAAGCCCGTCGGCTGCGAAGCGGCGACGGGCTTGTGCTTTTTGACGGCCGCGGTGGCGAGTACACCGCCCGACTCGAGACCCTGAGCAAGCGCCACGCCCGGGTCCTGATCGAGGATTTCATTCCCCGGGAGGCGGAAGCACCGGTGGCGGTGACCATCCTGCAGGGCATCAGCAAGGGCGAGCGCATGGACTACGCGGTGCAGAAGGCCACCGAGCTTGGCGTGGCCCGGGTGGTGCCGGTGGTGACCGAGCGCTGCATGGTGCGACTGGACGCCGAGCGCTGGGCCCGCAAGCAGCGCCACTGGCAGGCGGTGGCGGTGGCGGCCTGCGAGCAATGCGGCCGGAACCGGATTCCTCCAGTCGACCCGCCCTGCTCCCTGGACCAGGCTTTGCAGAAGGTGGCGGGCCAGCACGGCGTGATTTTTGACACCGAGGGCGACCGGTCGGCCCGGGATCTGGTGCCCGGCGCTGAGCTGGCCACCCTGATTGGTCCCGAAGGCGGGCTCGCCCCCGGGGAGATCGAGACCGTCTCGGCCATGGGCTGGCAACGCCTCCGCCTGGGGCCGCGCATTCTGCGCAGCGACACCGCACCGGTGGCGGCGCTGGCAGTGATTCAGACGGTGATCGGCGATCTCGGATAG
- the ahcY gene encoding adenosylhomocysteinase codes for MNAVVDTKLSGSIIADASLAPWGRREIEIAETEMPGLMALREKYAGEKPLKGARVAGSLHMTIQTAVLIETLEALGAECRWASCNIYSTQDHAAAAIAENGTPVFAYKGESLEEYWEFTHRILEWPNSTPNMILDDGGDATMAVTLGAKAEQDPSVLDNPGSDEERALFAAIRRRLKENPGFYARTQAAIQGVTEETTTGVMRLYEMQQAGELPFPAINVNDSVTKSKFDNLYGCRESLVDGLKRATDVMIAGKIAVVVGYGDVGKGCAQSLKALGASVWITEVDPICALQAAMEGYRVVTMEEAADKADIFCSATGNFNVINHDHMAAMKNEAIVCNIGHFDNEIDVASLRQYDWENIKAQVDHITFPDGKKIILLAEGRLVNLGCATGHPSFVMSASFTNQVLAQMALFNNDGSYGNEVYVLPKHLDEEVARLHLEKIGAHLTRLREDQANYIGVSVDGPFKPEHYRY; via the coding sequence ATGAACGCTGTCGTTGACACGAAGCTTTCCGGATCCATTATCGCTGACGCCAGCCTGGCCCCCTGGGGCCGGCGGGAAATTGAAATCGCCGAAACCGAAATGCCGGGCCTGATGGCACTGCGTGAAAAGTACGCCGGTGAGAAGCCGCTGAAGGGTGCACGGGTCGCCGGCTCGCTGCACATGACCATTCAGACGGCGGTGCTCATCGAGACCCTGGAAGCCCTGGGTGCCGAGTGCCGCTGGGCCAGCTGCAACATCTACTCCACCCAGGACCACGCCGCGGCGGCCATCGCCGAGAACGGCACGCCGGTGTTTGCCTACAAGGGCGAGTCGCTGGAGGAGTACTGGGAGTTCACCCATCGCATCCTCGAGTGGCCCAACAGCACGCCGAACATGATTCTCGACGACGGTGGCGACGCCACCATGGCGGTCACCCTCGGCGCCAAAGCCGAGCAGGACCCATCGGTGTTGGACAACCCGGGCAGCGACGAGGAGCGGGCGCTGTTCGCGGCCATTCGCCGTCGCCTGAAAGAGAACCCGGGTTTCTATGCCCGCACCCAGGCGGCCATTCAGGGCGTGACCGAGGAAACCACCACCGGCGTCATGCGTCTCTATGAGATGCAGCAGGCGGGTGAGTTGCCTTTCCCGGCCATTAACGTCAACGATTCGGTGACCAAGTCCAAGTTCGACAACCTCTATGGCTGTCGCGAGTCGCTGGTGGACGGACTCAAGCGCGCCACCGACGTGATGATCGCCGGCAAGATCGCAGTGGTGGTGGGCTATGGCGATGTCGGCAAGGGCTGTGCCCAGAGCCTCAAGGCCCTGGGAGCCAGTGTCTGGATCACCGAGGTCGACCCCATCTGCGCCCTGCAGGCGGCCATGGAAGGCTACCGGGTGGTCACCATGGAAGAAGCCGCCGACAAGGCCGACATCTTCTGCAGCGCCACCGGCAACTTCAATGTGATCAACCACGATCACATGGCGGCCATGAAGAACGAGGCCATCGTCTGCAACATCGGCCACTTCGACAACGAAATCGATGTCGCCAGCCTGCGCCAGTATGACTGGGAGAACATCAAGGCCCAGGTGGATCACATCACCTTCCCGGACGGCAAGAAGATCATCCTGCTGGCGGAAGGCCGACTGGTGAACCTGGGTTGTGCCACGGGCCATCCCAGCTTCGTGATGTCCGCCAGTTTCACCAATCAGGTGCTGGCCCAGATGGCGCTGTTCAACAACGATGGCAGCTACGGCAACGAGGTCTATGTACTGCCCAAGCACCTGGACGAGGAAGTGGCGCGTCTCCATCTGGAGAAAATCGGTGCTCACCTGACCCGGCTGCGGGAGGACCAGGCCAACTACATCGGTGTGTCGGTGGATGGTCCCTTCAAGCCCGAGCACTATCGCTACTGA
- the metK gene encoding methionine adenosyltransferase: MANQHIFTSESVSEGHPDKVADQISDALLDAIIADDPNARVACETMVKTGMVIIAGEITTTAWIDLEELTRQTILDIGYNSAEVGFDGATCAVLNAIGKQSPDINQGVDRDHPEEQGAGDQGMMFGYACRETDVLMPAPITYAHRLVKRHSQIRRRGVLPWLRPDAKSQVGFVYEDGEPVAVDTIVLSCQHDDTVSQADIKEAIMEEVIRPVIPAEWIGERTRFFINPTGKFVIGGPVGDCGLTGRKIIVDTYGGMARHGGGAFSGKDPSKVDRSAAYACRYVAKNIVAAGLADKCEIQLAYAIGVAEPTSVFVDTFGTGRISESRLVELVRAHFDLRPYGILQMLDLVRPIYQPTASFGHFGREEPTFTWERTDRADALREAAGI; encoded by the coding sequence ATGGCCAACCAGCACATCTTCACCTCGGAGTCGGTTTCCGAGGGTCATCCCGACAAGGTGGCAGACCAGATATCGGACGCCCTTCTGGACGCCATCATCGCCGATGATCCCAACGCCCGGGTGGCCTGCGAGACCATGGTCAAGACCGGCATGGTCATCATCGCCGGCGAAATCACCACCACCGCCTGGATCGATCTCGAGGAGCTGACCCGCCAGACGATTCTGGACATCGGTTACAACAGCGCCGAGGTGGGCTTTGACGGGGCCACCTGTGCGGTCCTGAACGCCATCGGCAAGCAGAGCCCCGACATCAACCAGGGTGTCGACCGCGACCACCCCGAAGAACAGGGCGCCGGTGACCAGGGCATGATGTTCGGCTATGCCTGTCGCGAGACCGACGTGCTAATGCCGGCACCGATCACCTACGCCCATCGGCTGGTCAAGCGTCACAGCCAGATCCGCCGCCGGGGCGTGCTGCCCTGGCTCCGGCCGGACGCCAAGTCCCAGGTGGGATTCGTCTACGAAGATGGCGAACCGGTGGCCGTGGACACCATTGTGCTGTCCTGCCAGCACGACGACACCGTTTCCCAGGCGGACATTAAAGAAGCGATCATGGAAGAGGTGATCCGCCCGGTGATTCCTGCCGAATGGATCGGTGAGCGGACCCGCTTCTTCATCAACCCCACGGGCAAGTTCGTGATCGGCGGCCCGGTGGGCGACTGCGGGCTCACCGGGCGCAAGATCATCGTCGACACCTACGGCGGCATGGCTCGCCATGGGGGCGGGGCGTTCTCCGGCAAGGACCCTTCCAAGGTGGACCGGTCGGCGGCCTACGCCTGCCGCTATGTCGCCAAGAACATCGTCGCCGCAGGCCTGGCGGACAAGTGTGAAATTCAGCTGGCCTACGCCATTGGCGTTGCCGAGCCCACCTCGGTGTTCGTGGATACCTTCGGGACGGGGCGCATTTCCGAGTCGCGGCTGGTGGAACTCGTCCGGGCGCATTTCGATCTACGGCCCTATGGCATTCTGCAGATGCTGGACCTGGTGCGACCCATTTATCAGCCGACGGCCAGTTTCGGGCATTTCGGCCGGGAAGAGCCGACCTTTACCTGGGAGCGCACCGATCGGGCCGACGCCCTGCGCGAGGCGGCCGGGATCTAA
- the tkt gene encoding transketolase codes for MANRRHLANAVRALSMDAVQRANSGHPGAPMGMADIAEVLWNDFLQHNPANPQWPNRDRFVLSNGHGSMLIYSLLHLSGYDLPLTALQDFRQLHSGTPGHPEVGDTPGVETTTGPLGQGIANAVGMALAERILAGQFNRPGHELVDHYTYCFLGDGCLMEGISHEVCSLAGTLGLGKLIAVYDDNGISIDGKVSGWFTDDTPGRFRAYGWHVVEAVDGHDAEAVREAIEAARQVTDRPSLICARTTIGFGAPNVCGTHGVHGAPLGDDEIRATREFLGWEHGPFEIPDAVYEGWDARARGAASETAWRDRLERYRAAHPELAADFERRMAGDLPDSFAEHARAFIARAQAEGGDDASRKHSQAVLNGFGPRLPELVGGSADLTGSNNTWWDDCTTVTADDADGNYLFYGVREFGMTAIMNGMALHGGVVPYAGTFLVFSDYARNAVRMAALMGVRSVLVYTHDSIGLGEDGPTHQPVEHLPSLRLIPNLEVWRPCDLTETAVAWQSALERQAGPTALALSRQKLPHQPRTDDQVEAIGRGGYVLREPGATPAAVIMATGSEVGLAVQAAERLEQQGHPVRVVSMPCIERFLAQDSGYRDQVLPPSLTARVAVEAAAPDSWYRLVGDRGDVVGLNGFGASAPGSVVYEHMGLTADAVVSALESRLAG; via the coding sequence ATGGCCAACCGCAGACACCTCGCCAACGCCGTCCGGGCCCTTTCCATGGACGCCGTTCAGCGCGCCAATTCCGGTCATCCCGGCGCCCCCATGGGCATGGCGGACATCGCCGAAGTGCTCTGGAACGACTTCCTGCAGCACAATCCCGCCAACCCGCAGTGGCCCAACCGCGACCGGTTCGTGCTCTCCAATGGCCACGGGTCGATGCTGATTTACTCGCTGCTGCACCTCAGCGGTTATGACCTGCCGCTGACGGCGCTGCAGGATTTCCGGCAGCTGCACTCCGGCACCCCGGGACACCCGGAAGTCGGCGACACCCCCGGGGTGGAAACCACCACCGGGCCACTGGGGCAGGGCATCGCCAACGCCGTGGGCATGGCTCTCGCCGAGCGCATTCTGGCGGGACAGTTCAACCGCCCGGGCCACGAGCTGGTGGATCACTACACCTATTGTTTTCTTGGCGATGGCTGCCTGATGGAAGGCATCTCTCACGAGGTCTGCTCCCTGGCCGGGACTTTGGGGCTCGGCAAGCTGATTGCCGTCTACGATGACAACGGCATTTCCATTGACGGAAAAGTCAGCGGCTGGTTCACCGATGACACGCCGGGCCGCTTCCGTGCCTATGGCTGGCACGTGGTTGAGGCCGTTGACGGCCACGACGCGGAGGCGGTCCGTGAGGCCATCGAAGCCGCCCGCCAGGTCACCGACCGGCCATCGCTGATCTGCGCGCGCACCACGATCGGTTTCGGCGCACCCAACGTCTGTGGCACCCATGGGGTGCATGGCGCGCCGCTGGGGGATGACGAAATCCGGGCCACCCGGGAATTCCTGGGCTGGGAACATGGCCCCTTCGAGATTCCGGATGCGGTTTACGAGGGCTGGGACGCCCGGGCTCGTGGCGCGGCCAGTGAAACCGCATGGCGGGATCGCCTGGAGCGCTATCGGGCGGCGCACCCGGAGCTGGCGGCGGATTTCGAGCGGCGCATGGCCGGCGATCTGCCGGATTCCTTCGCCGAACACGCCCGGGCATTCATCGCCAGGGCCCAGGCGGAAGGCGGTGATGATGCCAGCCGCAAGCACTCCCAGGCGGTGCTGAACGGCTTCGGGCCGCGTCTGCCGGAACTGGTGGGGGGATCCGCCGACCTCACCGGCTCCAACAACACCTGGTGGGATGACTGCACCACGGTCACCGCCGATGACGCCGACGGCAATTACCTGTTCTACGGCGTTCGCGAGTTCGGCATGACCGCCATCATGAACGGCATGGCGCTCCATGGCGGGGTCGTCCCCTACGCCGGTACCTTCCTGGTGTTCTCGGATTACGCCCGCAACGCCGTGCGTATGGCGGCCCTGATGGGGGTGCGCAGCGTTCTGGTGTACACCCATGATTCCATCGGCCTGGGCGAGGATGGCCCCACTCACCAGCCCGTTGAGCATCTGCCAAGCCTGCGGTTGATTCCTAACCTGGAGGTCTGGCGGCCCTGTGACCTCACCGAAACCGCGGTGGCCTGGCAGTCGGCGCTGGAGCGGCAGGCGGGCCCCACGGCGCTGGCCCTCTCCCGCCAGAAACTGCCCCACCAGCCGCGCACCGACGATCAGGTGGAGGCCATTGGCCGGGGTGGTTACGTGCTCCGCGAGCCCGGCGCCACTCCGGCCGCCGTGATCATGGCCACCGGCTCCGAGGTGGGGCTGGCGGTGCAGGCCGCCGAGCGGCTGGAGCAGCAGGGTCACCCGGTACGGGTGGTGTCCATGCCGTGCATTGAGCGCTTTCTCGCCCAGGATTCCGGCTACCGCGACCAGGTACTGCCGCCATCGCTGACGGCCCGCGTGGCCGTTGAGGCGGCGGCGCCGGACAGCTGGTACCGGCTGGTGGGCGATCGGGGCGACGTGGTCGGGCTGAACGGCTTTGGTGCCTCGGCGCCGGGGTCAGTGGTCTACGAACACATGGGACTGACCGCCGATGCGGTGGTGTCAGCCCTGGAATCTCGACTGGCCGGGTAG
- the gap gene encoding type I glyceraldehyde-3-phosphate dehydrogenase, with protein MAIKVGINGYGRIGRNVLRALYEAGRSDEIRVVAINDLGDAETNAHLTRVDTAHGRFPGTVEVRDGNLVVNGDEIKVLAERDPAALPWGELGVDVVMECTGLFASKDKSAAHLKAGAKKVLISAPAGSDVDASVVFGVNHDVLKAEHTVVSNASCTTNCLAPLVKPLNDAIGLEQGLMTTIHAYTNDQVLTDVFHKDLRRARSATMSQIPTKTGAAAMVGLVLPELNGRLDGYAMRVPTINVSSVDLSFIASRDTSVEEINDVLRKASESELKGVLAYSDGPYVSVDFNHDAHSSTYDATLTKVSGRLVKVCAWYDNEWGFSNRMLDTTVAMMQAK; from the coding sequence ATGGCGATCAAGGTTGGAATCAATGGCTATGGCCGCATCGGCCGCAACGTCCTGCGCGCGCTCTACGAGGCGGGACGCAGCGACGAAATTCGTGTGGTGGCCATTAACGACCTCGGCGATGCCGAGACCAATGCTCATCTCACCCGCGTTGACACCGCCCACGGCCGCTTCCCCGGCACCGTGGAAGTCCGCGATGGCAACCTCGTGGTCAATGGCGACGAGATCAAGGTGCTGGCGGAGCGGGATCCCGCCGCGCTGCCCTGGGGTGAGCTGGGCGTCGACGTGGTGATGGAGTGCACCGGGCTGTTCGCCAGCAAGGACAAGTCCGCGGCGCACCTCAAGGCCGGCGCCAAAAAGGTGCTGATCTCGGCACCGGCGGGCAGCGACGTCGACGCCTCGGTGGTCTTCGGCGTCAACCACGATGTCCTCAAGGCCGAGCACACCGTGGTGTCCAACGCCTCCTGTACCACCAACTGCCTGGCCCCTCTGGTCAAGCCGCTGAACGATGCCATTGGCCTGGAACAGGGTCTCATGACCACCATTCATGCCTACACCAACGATCAGGTGCTCACCGACGTCTTCCACAAGGACCTGCGCCGGGCGCGCAGCGCCACCATGTCGCAGATTCCCACCAAGACCGGCGCCGCCGCCATGGTGGGTCTGGTGCTGCCGGAGCTGAATGGCCGTCTGGATGGCTATGCCATGCGGGTCCCCACCATCAATGTCTCCAGCGTTGACCTGTCGTTCATCGCCTCCCGGGACACTTCGGTGGAAGAAATCAACGATGTGCTGCGCAAGGCGTCGGAGAGCGAGCTCAAGGGCGTGCTGGCCTACAGCGACGGGCCGTACGTCTCCGTGGACTTCAACCACGACGCCCATTCCTCCACCTATGACGCCACCCTGACCAAGGTCAGTGGCCGGCTGGTGAAGGTCTGTGCCTGGTATGACAACGAGTGGGGCTTCTCCAACCGGATGCTGGATACCACCGTGGCCATGATGCAGGCCAAGTAA